The following proteins are co-located in the Sphingobacteriaceae bacterium genome:
- a CDS encoding gliding motility-associated C-terminal domain-containing protein: protein MKKILLVIFTLLLFAGTSKAQGVITNTVTWTSGWCNICGPQTGNYSCNPPWSGSGNWNNGTRTFVTNVPPGNIISGVCVTVNKVNCGYTNLCVVINGNTIQCLPPAGGNCACGSCWPQTFCNTYPCPTGLPNFVNQGTNTITLINVGTICVNSAVITLTYQTCCPTPTITVAGNTAICSGQSTSLTAAGAGIGGTYTWTAPGGTTLSTLPGVAVQPTATTIYTVYGTTPFPCTGSQTVEVQVNPTPTLTPGNDSPVCQGATVNLTVNAVPGGTLVTYLWQGPNSYTSAFQNPQITNIQPNMAGIYTVTAVNNFSNGGSCSSSANTTVNVIPVNQTSVTPQFTLCEGDALNLTAQNAVPPTAYYWTGPNTFTSNLQNPTIANTNTVHAGDYIVTASFAVQGLTLVCTSTAVSNVSVVATSPITLTIPQNICEGMTANISATANPMPLQFNWTGPNGYISTGSNTTIPNVVPAHTGVYNVVGVWAIGSKSCTISNFNQMNVVPVAPIAINVPTMVCYPADVHLTSSSQGAISYSWGATTGFTSNIPNPILGAPGTTATGIYTVFTAYTNGALICYNSNTTQVTVNPIIPVDLEPYKQLCYNATYSISGPPGATSYLWLGPNSYSSTNQLLVIPSIQPPLAGTYTLEVTLGPCKTLGTTKVDVLTPISFTNTPGNKTICMGDSIALYAGATGGSHNYAYVWNPQQWLGSPTGSVQYATPLGTTIYNLTAYDIACPFYTVGASFTVNVNKAPQPQLDLPKHEGCQPLCLTFNSKTQEQASQITYDFGNGNVMQADDFNYCLNDAGTYNLKIRTTGKNGCSYNWEYQTPIQVWPTPNSIVETNPERVTTTNNNVTFYPSSTSGNVVSYQWAFEGVKGNGAGYDTSFMKNPTRIYDNIGDYPVLLISTTDKGCIDTLMKVIEVRDEFAIFIPNTFTPNGDGLNDIFNIKGVGIKTTGYSMEIYDRWGTLVYSTKELTKGWDGTVKGLNAENGVYVFKVKAEAANGDGRKEYVGHVSLLK, encoded by the coding sequence ATGAAAAAAATTCTTTTAGTTATATTCACATTGTTGCTTTTTGCAGGAACTAGCAAAGCGCAAGGTGTTATTACGAATACCGTAACCTGGACATCAGGATGGTGTAATATATGTGGTCCACAAACAGGTAACTATTCTTGTAATCCGCCTTGGTCGGGTAGTGGTAACTGGAATAATGGTACAAGAACTTTTGTAACCAATGTACCTCCGGGAAATATTATTTCCGGTGTTTGTGTAACGGTGAACAAAGTAAATTGCGGATATACCAATTTATGTGTAGTAATTAACGGAAATACAATTCAATGTTTACCTCCGGCAGGTGGTAACTGTGCTTGTGGTTCTTGCTGGCCTCAAACTTTTTGTAACACTTATCCTTGTCCTACTGGTCTTCCAAACTTCGTTAATCAAGGAACAAATACAATCACTTTAATCAATGTCGGAACTATTTGTGTAAATAGTGCTGTCATTACGCTTACTTATCAAACTTGTTGTCCCACGCCTACTATTACAGTTGCCGGAAATACGGCAATTTGCAGTGGACAAAGCACAAGTTTAACAGCAGCAGGAGCAGGAATAGGTGGAACCTATACATGGACCGCACCAGGTGGTACTACTTTATCAACATTGCCAGGGGTTGCAGTTCAACCCACAGCCACCACAATATATACAGTATATGGAACTACGCCTTTCCCATGTACGGGTTCACAAACAGTAGAAGTTCAAGTAAATCCAACTCCAACTTTAACCCCGGGTAATGATTCTCCGGTTTGTCAAGGTGCCACAGTGAACTTAACTGTTAATGCGGTACCGGGCGGAACGTTAGTTACTTATTTATGGCAGGGACCGAATTCATATACTTCAGCTTTCCAAAATCCACAGATTACCAATATACAGCCTAACATGGCGGGTATATATACAGTAACTGCGGTTAATAATTTCTCTAACGGAGGTTCTTGTTCTTCCAGTGCTAACACTACAGTAAATGTGATTCCGGTTAATCAAACTTCGGTTACCCCACAATTTACATTGTGTGAAGGTGATGCCTTAAATTTAACTGCTCAAAATGCGGTACCTCCAACGGCGTATTATTGGACAGGACCAAATACATTTACATCTAATTTACAAAATCCAACAATTGCGAACACTAATACGGTGCATGCCGGAGATTATATTGTTACAGCTTCCTTTGCTGTACAAGGATTAACTTTAGTTTGTACAAGTACTGCGGTATCTAACGTGTCGGTAGTTGCAACCTCACCTATAACATTAACAATCCCTCAAAATATTTGTGAAGGAATGACTGCCAATATTAGTGCAACGGCTAATCCTATGCCACTTCAATTCAATTGGACAGGACCTAATGGATATATTTCAACCGGATCAAATACAACAATTCCAAATGTTGTGCCTGCGCACACCGGTGTGTATAACGTAGTGGGAGTATGGGCAATTGGATCTAAGAGTTGTACCATAAGTAATTTTAATCAAATGAATGTGGTTCCTGTAGCGCCAATTGCAATTAATGTACCTACTATGGTTTGTTATCCTGCGGATGTTCATTTAACATCGAGTTCACAGGGTGCAATTTCATACAGTTGGGGTGCAACCACCGGATTTACATCTAATATTCCTAATCCAATTTTAGGTGCTCCGGGCACAACGGCAACCGGAATTTATACAGTATTTACAGCGTATACCAATGGTGCTTTAATCTGTTATAATTCAAATACAACTCAGGTAACGGTTAATCCAATTATTCCTGTTGATTTAGAACCTTACAAACAATTGTGCTATAATGCTACTTATTCAATTAGTGGACCTCCGGGCGCTACGTCTTACTTATGGTTAGGTCCTAATTCATATAGCTCAACAAATCAGCTTTTGGTAATACCTTCCATTCAGCCGCCTTTGGCAGGAACCTATACGCTGGAAGTTACTTTAGGCCCATGTAAAACTTTAGGTACTACCAAAGTTGATGTGTTAACGCCAATTTCTTTCACTAACACGCCGGGTAATAAAACCATTTGTATGGGAGATAGTATAGCATTGTATGCCGGAGCAACTGGAGGTAGTCATAATTACGCCTATGTTTGGAATCCTCAACAGTGGTTAGGTTCTCCAACCGGTAGCGTTCAATATGCCACTCCGTTAGGAACCACTATTTATAATCTTACGGCATACGATATTGCATGTCCATTCTATACGGTTGGAGCCTCGTTTACGGTTAACGTAAATAAAGCACCGCAGCCTCAATTGGATTTACCTAAACATGAAGGTTGTCAGCCATTGTGTTTAACATTTAATAGTAAAACGCAAGAGCAGGCTTCACAAATCACTTATGATTTTGGTAATGGAAATGTTATGCAGGCAGATGACTTTAATTATTGTTTAAATGACGCAGGTACTTATAATTTAAAGATAAGAACCACCGGTAAAAATGGCTGTTCATATAATTGGGAATATCAAACTCCTATTCAGGTTTGGCCTACACCAAATAGTATTGTAGAAACAAATCCTGAGCGTGTAACAACAACAAATAATAATGTTACATTCTATCCATCTTCTACAAGTGGTAATGTAGTAAGTTACCAATGGGCTTTTGAAGGAGTAAAAGGAAACGGTGCAGGCTATGATACTTCATTCATGAAGAATCCTACCCGTATCTATGATAATATTGGTGATTATCCGGTGTTATTAATTTCAACTACTGATAAAGGCTGTATTGATACTTTAATGAAAGTAATTGAAGTTAGAGATGAGTTTGCTATATTCATTCCGAATACCTTTACGCCGAATGGTGATGGACTTAATGATATATTCAACATTAAAGGAGTTGGAATTAAAACCACAGGTTATAGCATGGAAATTTATGACAGATGGGGAACCTTGGTTTATTCAACCAAAGAGCTTACTAAAGGTTGGGATGGAACCGTGAAGGGCTTAAACGCTGAAAACGGTGTTTATGTTTTCAAAGTTAAGGCTGAGGCGGCAAATGGTGATGGAAGAAAAGAATATGTAGGACACGTCTCCTTATTAAAATAA
- a CDS encoding MBL fold metallo-hydrolase, which translates to MKIKLIGATESVTGSKHLLLTESGSQILLDCGLFQGMGRETDELNRKLNLNPAHLEAILLTHAHIDHSGAIPYYVSQGFRGRIYCTEATFDVCKLLLLDSANIQESDIFYINKKRFKQGKKALEPLYTEKDAVGALKQFHPVKSGAEIKINNEVSFHFTETGHIIGAAAINLTLKKENNIRKLTYTGDIGRYTDPIMKKPQVFPQADFVICESTYGDRLHEETKNMEGRFLDIVCNTCITKKGKLIIPAFSLGRTQEILYILNKLEYKDRLPNINIYVDSPLSTEVTKVVKKHKECFNKELVHYIQSDPTPFDFENLYYIKDVEASKEINRSKEPCIIISASGMGDAGRVKHHIKYAIEDSRNTILVMGYCAPYTLCHRLLSGEESVHIFGDYFKVKAEITSILSLSAHADQNELVQFLACQDKNKLKTIFLVHGEEEAKAEFKIKLLEEGFYNVQIPAPGDVYDLFE; encoded by the coding sequence ATGAAAATAAAATTAATTGGAGCAACAGAAAGCGTAACCGGAAGTAAACATTTGTTGCTAACCGAATCAGGATCTCAGATTTTATTAGACTGTGGCTTGTTTCAAGGCATGGGGCGAGAAACAGACGAGCTGAATAGAAAATTGAATTTAAATCCCGCGCATTTAGAAGCCATCCTACTTACGCATGCTCATATAGATCATTCAGGTGCAATTCCTTATTATGTATCACAAGGTTTCAGGGGTAGAATTTATTGCACGGAAGCAACCTTTGATGTTTGTAAGCTGTTGTTATTAGACAGTGCCAACATACAGGAGAGCGATATTTTTTATATTAATAAAAAAAGATTCAAACAAGGAAAAAAAGCATTAGAGCCTTTATATACTGAAAAAGATGCAGTCGGGGCCTTAAAACAATTTCATCCGGTTAAGTCAGGTGCCGAAATAAAAATAAACAACGAGGTTTCGTTCCATTTTACTGAAACCGGGCATATAATTGGAGCTGCTGCAATAAATCTCACACTTAAAAAAGAAAACAACATCAGAAAGTTAACCTACACCGGTGATATAGGTAGGTATACCGACCCAATTATGAAAAAGCCGCAAGTGTTTCCGCAAGCAGATTTTGTTATTTGTGAATCAACCTATGGCGACCGATTACATGAAGAAACAAAAAACATGGAGGGACGATTTTTAGATATTGTATGTAACACCTGCATAACTAAAAAAGGAAAATTAATTATACCTGCATTCAGTCTGGGGAGAACACAGGAAATACTTTATATACTTAATAAGTTAGAATACAAAGACCGATTACCAAATATAAATATTTATGTGGACAGTCCACTTTCAACTGAGGTAACCAAAGTGGTAAAAAAGCACAAAGAATGTTTTAATAAAGAGTTGGTGCACTATATACAGAGTGATCCAACCCCATTTGATTTTGAAAATTTGTATTACATCAAAGATGTAGAAGCATCTAAAGAGATCAATCGATCAAAAGAACCTTGCATTATTATATCAGCATCAGGAATGGGAGACGCAGGTAGGGTGAAGCATCATATTAAATATGCGATTGAGGATTCAAGAAATACAATTCTAGTAATGGGTTATTGCGCGCCTTATACCTTGTGCCATCGATTACTAAGTGGCGAAGAATCGGTTCATATTTTTGGGGATTATTTTAAAGTGAAGGCCGAAATAACTTCAATACTATCTTTAAGCGCACATGCAGATCAGAATGAATTGGTTCAGTTTTTAGCGTGTCAGGATAAAAATAAATTAAAAACTATTTTTTTGGTTCACGGAGAAGAAGAAGCGAAAGCTGAATTTAAAATAAAACTTTTAGAAGAAGGATTCTATAATGTACAAATACCTGCTCCCGGTGATGTGTATGATTTGTTTGAATAG
- a CDS encoding MCE family protein, whose product MGELNRNVKLGVFVITGSVLLILALYLIGNKQNLFGNTIQIHAEFKNVNGLMSGNNVRYSGIDVGTVEAIQIISDSSVKVTMIIDKATQRFIKKNAIASIGTDGLMGNKLINIASVKAADQNIEEGDVLKTLTPVEMEEMIRTLNVTNENIKVITDNLKDITEKISNKNSLWNVLLDTTVADNVKSTVVNLRYMSEQGLAVTGDLRNLSKDIKEGKGSLGALITDTTLSSNIHQAVVQLNRITDTTAYLSGNISEIVKNLKDGKGTIGVLLHDTTLVHDLNQSILKIDKGAGNFDLLLEALKHSWPFKKYFKKKKVKK is encoded by the coding sequence ATGGGAGAGCTTAATAGAAATGTGAAATTAGGTGTTTTTGTAATAACAGGATCCGTTCTGCTTATTCTTGCACTTTATCTTATCGGAAACAAACAGAATTTATTTGGCAACACCATTCAAATTCATGCTGAATTTAAAAATGTGAACGGGTTAATGTCTGGCAACAATGTTCGTTATTCAGGCATAGATGTAGGCACTGTGGAAGCTATTCAAATTATTAGTGATTCATCCGTAAAAGTTACCATGATCATTGACAAAGCCACGCAACGTTTCATTAAAAAAAATGCCATTGCCAGTATTGGCACAGATGGATTAATGGGAAATAAATTAATCAATATTGCTTCTGTAAAAGCCGCCGATCAAAATATTGAAGAAGGCGATGTGCTAAAAACCTTGACTCCCGTAGAAATGGAAGAAATGATAAGAACTTTAAATGTTACCAATGAAAATATTAAAGTGATAACTGATAATTTAAAAGATATTACTGAAAAAATAAGTAACAAAAATAGTTTGTGGAATGTTTTACTGGATACTACGGTTGCCGATAACGTAAAATCTACCGTAGTTAATTTAAGATACATGAGCGAACAAGGTTTGGCCGTTACCGGAGATTTACGCAATTTGAGCAAAGATATAAAAGAAGGTAAAGGGAGTTTAGGGGCATTGATTACTGATACTACACTTTCTTCAAATATTCATCAAGCTGTTGTGCAGCTGAATCGGATTACAGATACTACCGCTTATTTGAGTGGAAATATTTCGGAGATTGTAAAAAATTTAAAAGACGGTAAAGGTACTATTGGTGTTTTATTACATGATACAACTTTGGTTCATGATTTAAATCAAAGCATTTTGAAAATTGACAAAGGCGCCGGCAATTTTGATTTGTTATTGGAAGCGCTAAAACACAGCTGGCCTTTCAAAAAGTATTTCAAGAAAAAGAAAGTAAAAAAATAA
- a CDS encoding ATP-binding cassette domain-containing protein has product MQHSESQLKKSNPEVVISIRGLYKSFGSNHVIKNFNLDVHQGENIVVLGKSGSGKSVLIKCIIGLIKPDAGSILVYGKDVAKMTAKELDKMRAYVGFLFQSNALYDSMSVRENLEFPLRRHRKNNAKQEIDALVHEALQNVGLEHTQEMKPAELSGGMRKRIALARTLILKPGIILYDEPTTGLDPITGKEISNLIVTLAKKYQTSSIIISHDLSSVKIVASKIVMLIDGQCYAMGKFEELQNSDDIKIKTFFE; this is encoded by the coding sequence ATACAACATAGCGAATCGCAATTAAAAAAATCTAATCCGGAAGTTGTAATAAGCATACGCGGATTATATAAATCATTTGGTTCTAATCACGTAATAAAAAATTTCAATTTAGACGTACATCAGGGTGAAAATATTGTGGTTTTGGGTAAATCTGGCTCCGGTAAATCCGTTTTAATTAAATGTATTATTGGTCTTATAAAGCCCGACGCCGGAAGCATACTTGTTTATGGCAAAGATGTTGCGAAAATGACAGCAAAAGAATTAGATAAAATGCGGGCTTACGTTGGTTTTTTATTTCAAAGTAATGCCTTATATGATTCGATGTCGGTTCGTGAAAATTTAGAATTCCCATTACGCAGGCACAGAAAAAATAATGCTAAACAGGAGATTGACGCTTTAGTTCATGAAGCACTTCAAAACGTAGGATTGGAACACACGCAAGAAATGAAACCTGCAGAATTATCGGGTGGTATGCGTAAACGTATTGCCCTGGCCCGAACCTTGATATTAAAACCCGGAATAATTTTATACGACGAACCAACCACAGGTTTAGATCCAATCACCGGAAAAGAAATTAGCAACCTCATTGTTACCTTAGCTAAAAAATATCAAACTTCTTCAATAATTATTTCGCACGACTTGAGCAGCGTAAAAATTGTAGCTTCAAAAATTGTAATGCTGATTGACGGACAATGTTATGCAATGGGAAAATTTGAAGAATTGCAAAATTCAGATGATATTAAAATAAAAACTTTTTTCGAATAA
- a CDS encoding ABC transporter permease, translating to MAANQNLISFFLAETGKVVRFSGRFFVEILKPGFELKELFRQCYYIGYKSLPLVCITGFIMGLVITIQSRPTLVEFGAESWLPKMVSVSLIREIVPVITALICAGKIGSGIGAELGSMKVTEQIDAMEVSGTNPYQYLVVTRVLATTFMIPLLVVISDSVSLYGSYLGSNLHGVVSNKLFWNQVFDTVVFSDLVPSIVKTFFFGFAIGIIGCYKGYYSNKGTEGVGQSANSAVVISSLIVFILDLIAVQITDLLQLN from the coding sequence TTGGCCGCAAATCAAAATTTAATCTCTTTTTTTTTAGCTGAAACGGGAAAAGTTGTACGTTTTTCAGGTCGATTTTTCGTTGAAATACTAAAACCGGGCTTCGAATTAAAAGAATTATTTCGGCAATGTTACTACATCGGATATAAAAGCCTTCCTCTTGTTTGTATAACCGGATTTATTATGGGTTTGGTTATTACCATTCAATCCAGACCTACCTTGGTTGAATTTGGCGCTGAGTCTTGGCTACCAAAAATGGTTTCGGTTTCTCTTATCCGTGAAATAGTTCCGGTAATTACGGCTTTAATCTGCGCAGGAAAAATCGGCTCGGGCATTGGCGCCGAATTAGGCTCAATGAAAGTAACCGAACAAATAGATGCCATGGAGGTATCCGGCACTAACCCTTACCAATATCTTGTAGTAACCCGCGTTTTAGCAACCACTTTCATGATTCCTCTACTTGTTGTGATTTCTGATTCCGTTTCTTTGTATGGAAGTTATTTAGGATCTAATTTGCATGGGGTAGTAAGTAATAAACTTTTTTGGAATCAGGTTTTTGATACTGTTGTTTTTAGTGACTTGGTTCCTTCTATAGTTAAAACTTTTTTCTTTGGATTTGCAATCGGAATTATTGGCTGTTATAAAGGCTATTACTCCAATAAGGGAACCGAAGGCGTGGGTCAATCCGCCAATTCTGCTGTTGTAATTTCTTCTTTAATTGTTTTTATTCTTGATTTAATAGCTGTTCAAATAACTGATTTACTTCAACTCAATTGA
- a CDS encoding Hsp20/alpha crystallin family protein, with product MTQIKKKDEGVFFPSFVSDFFNSDNFFGNRFFDKDFGRNLPAVNIKEKPTEFNIDFAVPGFNKNDFKIEADNNVLTVSAESKNEKNEENEKFTRKEYSFNSFSRSFTLPQSVNESSIQANYTDGILKLVIPKKEPDKGTGKKTIKVD from the coding sequence ATGACACAAATTAAAAAAAAGGACGAAGGTGTATTTTTCCCTTCATTTGTATCGGATTTTTTTAATTCCGATAATTTTTTCGGTAATCGGTTTTTCGATAAAGATTTTGGCAGAAATTTGCCGGCGGTAAATATCAAAGAAAAACCAACAGAATTTAATATTGATTTTGCTGTACCCGGTTTTAATAAAAATGATTTTAAAATTGAAGCGGATAATAACGTTTTAACAGTTAGTGCTGAATCAAAAAATGAAAAAAATGAAGAGAATGAAAAATTTACGAGAAAAGAATACTCCTTTAACTCTTTCTCTCGGTCTTTCACGCTTCCACAATCTGTAAACGAATCTTCCATTCAAGCGAATTACACGGATGGAATTTTAAAATTGGTTATCCCTAAAAAAGAACCGGATAAAGGCACCGGAAAAAAAACCATTAAAGTTGATTAA
- a CDS encoding universal stress protein: protein MKTILVPTDFSENSDNAIDYAAQLALLSNSSLIFFHVYHTPLLTPETALLLPKLEEIEKISENALNKLKIKYNEKYPSLNIIVKTKCGLGAEEIIDYANDNKVNLIVMGMRGAGILEEKLAGSVTTSVMEKVKIPVFAIDEFVKFKSPRKIILATDYNDATLATYEILIDLAKQLKAHIYVLKVVPTDSYLPEAEEALEGIKLKNVLEGTNHTFHVVANESVTDGINQYADKIEADLVVMVAHQHSFIHKIFKEPHTKQMAFHSKVPLLCLHDN from the coding sequence ATGAAAACTATTTTAGTGCCAACTGACTTTTCGGAAAATTCAGATAATGCCATTGACTATGCAGCGCAATTGGCCCTACTCTCAAATTCATCCTTGATATTTTTTCATGTTTACCATACTCCTTTACTAACTCCGGAAACTGCTTTATTATTACCCAAGCTGGAAGAAATTGAGAAAATAAGCGAAAACGCTTTGAATAAATTAAAAATAAAATACAACGAAAAATACCCCTCTTTAAATATTATAGTAAAAACCAAATGCGGACTCGGGGCTGAAGAAATAATAGATTATGCCAACGATAATAAGGTCAATCTAATTGTTATGGGTATGCGTGGCGCGGGAATTTTGGAAGAGAAACTGGCCGGAAGCGTAACCACTTCTGTAATGGAAAAAGTAAAAATTCCTGTTTTCGCCATAGATGAATTTGTAAAATTTAAATCGCCCAGAAAAATCATATTAGCTACCGATTACAACGATGCCACATTAGCTACCTACGAAATATTAATTGATTTGGCCAAACAACTTAAAGCGCACATTTATGTATTAAAAGTTGTTCCTACTGATTCATACCTTCCTGAAGCGGAAGAAGCACTAGAGGGTATCAAACTTAAAAATGTATTAGAGGGAACGAATCATACTTTTCACGTTGTTGCAAATGAATCGGTAACGGATGGAATTAATCAATATGCTGATAAAATAGAAGCAGACCTTGTTGTTATGGTTGCTCACCAGCATTCCTTTATTCACAAAATATTTAAGGAACCTCACACTAAACAAATGGCCTTTCATTCTAAAGTACCATTGCTTTGCTTACATGATAACTAA
- a CDS encoding response regulator, with protein MSKKILLIEDNKEMRENTAEILEFSKYNVVTAENGKIGVELAQKDKPDLIICDIMMPVLDGYGVLHLLSKNKETANIPFIFLSAKAERSDFRKGMEMGADDYVTKPFDDIELLNAIESRIKKAELLKQEYSNTLEGFDSFIKEVKSIEPLKKLSEKRDTSYIKKKQIIYQEGSIPKSVYFIKKGKVKTFKTNEMGKELINGLYNEGDFFGYLALLEDDKYTDSAEALEESEIAAVPKEDFFALVYKSPEVSRKFISILTNNIIDREDQLVKLAYNSVRKRVAEALLILYNKYKKDKEEKFSINISREDLANLVGTATETVIRTLSDFKEEKLIEVSGGTISVINPEKLGKLKN; from the coding sequence ATGAGCAAGAAAATATTACTAATAGAAGATAATAAAGAAATGCGCGAAAACACTGCAGAAATTCTGGAGTTTTCCAAATACAATGTGGTAACGGCCGAAAACGGAAAAATTGGAGTTGAGTTAGCGCAGAAAGATAAGCCGGATTTAATTATATGTGACATCATGATGCCGGTATTGGATGGATACGGTGTTTTGCATTTACTATCCAAGAATAAAGAAACAGCCAATATTCCATTTATCTTTTTATCTGCTAAAGCGGAAAGAAGTGATTTCAGAAAAGGTATGGAAATGGGAGCTGATGATTATGTAACAAAACCCTTTGATGACATTGAGCTTTTAAATGCTATTGAAAGCAGAATTAAAAAAGCAGAATTATTAAAACAAGAATATTCCAATACCCTTGAAGGATTTGACAGTTTTATAAAGGAAGTGAAAAGCATTGAACCTCTTAAAAAACTTTCAGAAAAAAGAGACACTTCTTATATAAAAAAGAAACAAATTATTTATCAGGAAGGTTCTATACCCAAATCGGTTTACTTTATTAAAAAGGGTAAAGTAAAAACATTTAAAACCAACGAAATGGGCAAAGAATTAATCAACGGATTATATAATGAAGGTGATTTTTTTGGTTATTTGGCTTTATTGGAAGATGATAAGTATACGGATAGTGCTGAAGCATTAGAAGAATCAGAAATTGCAGCAGTTCCCAAAGAAGATTTTTTCGCATTGGTATATAAGAGTCCGGAAGTGTCAAGAAAGTTTATAAGCATTCTTACTAATAATATTATTGACCGAGAAGATCAATTGGTAAAACTCGCTTATAACTCAGTTCGTAAAAGAGTTGCTGAAGCCCTATTAATATTGTATAATAAATACAAAAAGGACAAAGAAGAAAAATTCAGCATCAATATATCAAGAGAAGATTTAGCCAATTTGGTAGGCACAGCAACCGAAACCGTAATTAGAACACTAAGCGATTTTAAGGAAGAGAAATTAATTGAAGTAAGCGGAGGTACAATTAGCGTAATTAATCCGGAAAAATTGGGCAAACTAAAAAACTAA
- a CDS encoding PAS domain S-box protein, with amino-acid sequence MLINQDLDALFTHSTEGIIIADKDGHMMRINPAACKMFGYENKELEGQKVEILIPRKAAKSHEKHRESFNKSPHSRSMGQNLNLNGLKKDGTEFPVEISLSPFESDGKKFVIAFIIDITLRKLAQVQLQNYSIELEKQVEKRTQIMKEAIKELEKTKDELKNALGKEKELNELKSRFVSMASHEFRTPLATILSSLSLISKYSESGDKEKQTKHVGRIKNSVNHLTDILNDMLSLSKLEEGAVNLSFEYFNAKEFIEGLLLEMNPLAKTGQLLVYTHEGEKVEVNLDKKVMRHILFNLISNAIKFSPENKKIEIKSIAKNNKFEIQIRDQGIGISKEDQKHLFERFFRGQNAANIQGTGLGLNIVAKYVELLNGIIEYESQLEQGTTFKITF; translated from the coding sequence ATGTTAATTAATCAAGATTTAGACGCTCTTTTCACTCATTCCACAGAAGGAATAATTATTGCTGATAAAGATGGGCATATGATGCGAATTAATCCAGCTGCGTGTAAAATGTTCGGTTATGAAAATAAAGAATTAGAAGGGCAAAAAGTTGAAATATTAATTCCACGCAAAGCAGCCAAATCACACGAAAAGCACAGAGAGTCATTTAATAAAAGCCCGCATTCGCGTTCCATGGGTCAGAACTTGAATTTAAACGGATTGAAAAAAGACGGCACTGAATTTCCGGTTGAAATAAGCTTGAGTCCTTTTGAGAGTGATGGTAAAAAGTTTGTGATAGCATTTATAATTGACATTACGCTAAGAAAATTAGCGCAGGTTCAATTACAAAATTATTCCATTGAGTTAGAAAAGCAGGTTGAAAAACGTACGCAGATCATGAAAGAAGCGATAAAGGAACTGGAGAAAACAAAAGATGAACTAAAAAACGCATTGGGAAAAGAGAAGGAGTTGAATGAATTGAAATCTAGATTTGTATCCATGGCGTCTCATGAATTTAGAACTCCATTAGCAACCATTTTATCTTCTCTTTCCTTAATTTCTAAATATAGTGAATCAGGAGATAAAGAGAAACAAACCAAGCATGTTGGTCGAATTAAAAATTCGGTTAATCATTTAACTGATATATTGAATGATATGTTATCTCTTAGTAAGCTGGAAGAAGGTGCTGTAAACTTAAGTTTTGAATATTTTAATGCTAAGGAGTTTATTGAAGGTTTACTTTTAGAAATGAATCCTTTAGCAAAAACAGGGCAATTATTAGTTTATACTCATGAAGGGGAAAAGGTAGAAGTTAATTTGGATAAAAAAGTAATGCGTCACATTTTGTTTAATTTAATTTCAAATGCAATTAAATTTTCCCCGGAAAACAAAAAAATAGAAATTAAATCAATAGCAAAAAATAATAAATTTGAAATTCAGATTCGCGATCAAGGCATAGGCATATCAAAAGAAGATCAAAAACATTTATTTGAACGTTTTTTTAGAGGGCAAAATGCGGCGAATATACAAGGTACCGGTTTAGGTTTGAACATAGTGGCCAAATATGTGGAATTATTGAATGGAATAATAGAATACGAAAGTCAGTTAGAACAAGGCACAACATTTAAAATAACTTTTTAA